The stretch of DNA AGTATAGTTGTTTGCATAAAATGAGGGTAATAAAGtggtaaaaactatatatataggagTATTTATGTATCATCAGTCCGATTGTCTAAGGCCAAAGgtgatataaatgatatatatatatgagtatttgtGCATATTAGTGAGTATTATCAGTCTGATTGTCTGGTTTTGACTTTGGTTTTGACTGGTTTTTATTAACTTGGTTTTTAATGCGATTGTAAAAGCTAAATCGTCACACATTTGTTCGGTGTTGGTGGCTAAATATCTTAGAATGCACGGTAGAACTACACAATATTAGTATCTCTATAGTGACTACTATTAAGTGAAAATGCATGCTAGATAGTTATTTTGGGGTAACAATACTTTTCATAATTCTGTTATTGAcattaaaaactgtttttatttgaaCTGACAACACACCAAAATGAAACTAACGTATTCTAATAGACATTTAGAACTGGCAGGTCGTCCTATCTACTCTGGGTCTTTTTGCGGGTTGAGCATACCATATAAAACAATCGACTTAAGCATAGGTACAACGCCAAGTTGTTATACTTTTAGCAAACAAGCAGGCAATTAAGTAGACACAAAATAAAGCAGCACATTGTAAACCTTATTTGCACATTAACAATGTTAAATCAGCTCTATTTTATTTAGAAGCGTAACAGTAAGTGCATGAACTATTATATGCGCTATAGTTTCAAAGTGATTTCTCAATTTCAGATACACCACTATTTTTGATGCCGCTAAACGAGTGAATGTGGGAGAACGAGTTCGAAAAACTGGCTACTGGAGAAAGCTCTCTTCGCCTACTCTTTTTCTACTTTATACTCTGGGTTGCTTTGCCAATCTTTCTCacaatatattactatattactgaGCTTCTCGTAGACTGGGATGAGGCTACTGTAACTCAGACTGTGCCTAATCTAATAGCCGAGAGTGTTTTAATTCTAAATATTTTAGTATCATTTGTGGTACTGCATTCAAATTCTCACCGGATGTCGTCTGTTTGATTGCTCAACTTCTCTTTCTTATAATCATGGCTTCCTATAAGATATTTGATTTGCCAGCAAGTAATGCAATAACATGCATAATATTTTCATGTTGGGACAATACCGCTGGTCCAACAGCAAAATGCATGTGGATTCATCCTTTAACAAGCAAACCCGATCCTGTCAAAGTGAAACAACTTACAAGGCTGGCTTTAAAGACCGAAGTTACTAGAGACACTTTTTGTCCGAATATTGACTGCAACATGTACTGTCTTGTTGAGCGGTCCATTTGTGCTGTTAATTATTTGTTTGGTGCTACATGTAAGCTTAAACCTGCGACTACCATCTACTGTTTGACCTGTGTCTACAAATTGGAACAGAGGCCAGCATACCTTCGCTGGTCAAACATATTGGACAATGTTGTCAAGCAAGCTATATCTGAATACAAAGTGTTACTGCACCAGGTATCTTTTCATGTTAgttatttttcaatcatttttctTTTGCCTTCTGCGTTTCTCTCTAGCTAAAAAGTTAACAAATAATCTTGAATGTTcaacattaaaattatttataccaCCAAAGTATTCATTACCTTATGCTAACAGTGTACACAAAAATTATTGGCTGTGTGATGAaagtaattataaaattttttttatccttgttggtaaataaatatttattaaatggaTGAGTTTGTTTGTAATTTAATTTCATATTTGGTCGACAGGACTTCTTACAGGGAAATATGGTGAAATCTAATTCCTTCCTTGGTGAGATGGTGGTGAAAGTTGTAGAACTCTTCCACAGGCTGGAAAAAGCCAAGTTGAATTTACAGGCGCTCAAGGTTTGTTACTATAAATTACAGTCTGTCATTATTGTGTGAACTGTTATTTTCCTAATTTAACCATTCTGTGCCTTTCTATTCCAGTACAAATATTGAGATCTGTCTCAGTTTGCACCTTGTAGTTTGTCCGAAGTTTATGGTTTTCAGCAACCCTGACTACGTTTTCGTGCTAGTTCCACTGGCCCTTCAGTGATAACATTTGATGACTGCAGTGTGTATCTGTACCCTGTAATCTTATCTAAGCCATAACTCTTCTGTTAGATCTCTCTTCATAGTAGAGAACTCACcagtaataatattagaacCTTAAATTTGTtatctttttttaacaaaacacgCTGATGTTCCAAGAATTCGTCAAGTCTTGCTTTTGCAAAATCAGAGCTATTTTCCTAATCACTTAAATGTAGGTGGAGAACACTTATTTTAATGATGGAAAGAATAGTAATGACCTTCTTTGGAAAGGAATCAATTCAATGCTGCTGACTTGTGGCAGAGCAATAGTTGTTGGCAGCAATGAGGAAGTGAGGGGTAAAGTTGACAAGGTAAAGCATTGTCTTCATTCTACAATGGCATTCGTATTGCATGAGCGAAATCACCATAAGGCagtttgatttaaaattttgatcAAAATTAGATTTCTGGTAAAATTCGGTTATTTTACGTCAATAAACTGTTCagttttgctgtttttttttattatagtcatGGCAAAGCTCTATTTATGAGAAGTGGTCGTCTGCAAGATTGTTTGATTTCATCTTTTGACATGGTAAAAGTAAGATAATTGGAGAAGGCATGACCACCAACTGGCATAACAGAGTGTGCCTTTTCTACCTTTTGGTGGTGGTTTAGTATTCGCTGTTCTGAAAATTCTTGCTTCATTTGTACTGATTGTAGTGTGTGAGGAGCTTGTCTCTTATAGTACCACGAGTCTACAGAGATCGATGCTTTGTATGTGGGCAGCTGAATCAGCCAGTCATACCCAATGCTCTTGTGCAGGGTGTGCTCTCTAGTGAGGTAAGTCTATAAATCATTAGTGCATGTTGGTCTCAATATTGAGGTAGGTCTATGAATCCCGTTTGTAGGGTGAGTTTTCTAATGAGATAAGTCTGAGGCTCATGAAAGCAGAGTAAGCTTCCTAGTGAGGTAAGTTCATTGTGTCGGATTGTGGGGCTTGTTCTTTACTAAGGTATGTCTATGGCTTTTGAGTGTAGGTTGTACTCTCAAGTGAGCTAAGGAAGTCTATGAGTTTTGAGAGCAGAGCATACTCTCTCTGCTGAAATATGTCGATGGTTTCTAAGGCAAAACTGAACTCTTTTTTCATAGTATATTATGAAAGTATTGGCAACTTGacagaaaaacaatatttttgatgtaaataatgtttttattttttctaccaAAGGTGGTCAATAGCCATTCGTTGGTATAACATTTAATCCCAGTTTTCTCAAAAGCATCATATCAATGTCAATACCATGATATCGAGGTCAACTTCATGATATTTAGGTCAACAGTGTAATATCGAGGTCAACAGTATAATATCCAGGTCAACAGCATAATATCGAGGTCAACAGCGTAATATTGAGGTTAATAGCATAATATTGAGGTCAAAACCATAATATCAAGCTCAATTGTATATTATTGAACTCATTGGTATGATATCAAAGTTGACAGTGTAATATCAAGGTCAAAGTTGATAACACACTATCAATGTCTTCTTTGTACCAGTCTTTCATGTAGTTGAGATTTATGGCCTCACATAAAACCTCAATGCTGCAGCATTGGTGTAGCGTTAAGCAAAGATCTAGTTTACAGTGCGCCCTCGAGTTACGATGACCTTATTATATGATTGTTTCGCCTTATGATGTGGAACATGATGTTTATCACCCTCGCATCACAGCATGTTTTTCGccacacgatatcaacaaaaaagtttttctatCCAAGTTTGGCAGTCAGTGATCTGAATACATCGGAATAACGAAAACggcgatatgctattcgccgaaatccctTCGACAACGCATGAAAGAGGTTCGatgctcactctctctctctctcgagaATGGCGTTTGAATGAACTTGAATGGCGTTCTATTTAACAAACCTTCTTTTatggtggcgtttaaatagaggtgacgttcaataaAAGGGTGGCATTCAAATTTTCAACTAGCTGCTCAGCATTTTTGGGaaattaaatttcatttaacGAATAACGAACGATAAAATAACAACCAACatacaattataatacaataaatattttacaagacatataatacaaaataataggGGGATTACtggtaagtaataaaatgtttactgTTGAAAATTGAATGATGCACCGCTATTGCAATAGTCCTCATCATTCTTTTGAACTTGCTCATCAGCATCGAATAGTTGGTTGTCATTTTTATTGCTAATGCCAGCATTGGCCCATACTTGTCGGAGACATTTCGGTCCAGTCCTAATCAGGCCGTCTGACCAGAGGCAATGAATCTTGTTATCCTCCGAGCCGTCTAGAGCATCTGTCAGCCCACATCTCTCAAACGACTTGACCATTAGCAACTTCAGATTCGTGCCTGTTCGACATGTCTACCAAAGGTTATAGGTACATTCTCGTACTGGCTGAGGAAGTTTAACACACAACGATGTAGTCGGCTCAAATGAGTAGTACGCATGTTCCAGGTGTGCTAGTTCACATGTTTGATGCGTGATCAGTGCATTTAATG from Watersipora subatra chromosome 2, tzWatSuba1.1, whole genome shotgun sequence encodes:
- the LOC137387496 gene encoding guanine nucleotide exchange factor C9orf72-like isoform X1, producing the protein MASYKIFDLPASNAITCIIFSCWDNTAGPTAKCMWIHPLTSKPDPVKVKQLTRLALKTEVTRDTFCPNIDCNMYCLVERSICAVNYLFGATCKLKPATTIYCLTCVYKLEQRPAYLRWSNILDNVVKQAISEYKVLLHQDFLQGNMVKSNSFLGEMVVKVVELFHRLEKAKLNLQALKVENTYFNDGKNSNDLLWKGINSMLLTCGRAIVVGSNEEVRGKVDKCVRSLSLIVPRVYRDRCFVCGQLNQPVIPNALVQGVLSSEDLLSNPSFLLTLYTTFDYPVTIVDVSKSKVFKTSSYTFHVKHQSLIRERQLLELLYRPLQSSLPGLLNDSSADVSLSTDISPAISSLRKQLHSMEPNGRIGYIDQYLSYLHSKATAIIEYLSPIMQEGSDKLPKSHLIKYQFIHKDDADVMLALAEFLLPGISLAVTDHFIDKPDRD
- the LOC137387496 gene encoding guanine nucleotide exchange factor C9orf72-like isoform X2, which codes for MASYKIFDLPASNAITCIIFSCWDNTAGPTAKCMWIHPLTSKPDPVKVKQLTRLALKTEVTRDTFCPNIDCNMYCLVERSICAVNYLFGATCKLKPATTIYCLTCVYKLEQRPAYLRWSNILDNVVKQAISEYKVLLHQGNMVKSNSFLGEMVVKVVELFHRLEKAKLNLQALKVENTYFNDGKNSNDLLWKGINSMLLTCGRAIVVGSNEEVRGKVDKCVRSLSLIVPRVYRDRCFVCGQLNQPVIPNALVQGVLSSEDLLSNPSFLLTLYTTFDYPVTIVDVSKSKVFKTSSYTFHVKHQSLIRERQLLELLYRPLQSSLPGLLNDSSADVSLSTDISPAISSLRKQLHSMEPNGRIGYIDQYLSYLHSKATAIIEYLSPIMQEGSDKLPKSHLIKYQFIHKDDADVMLALAEFLLPGISLAVTDHFIDKPDRD